Proteins from a genomic interval of Thamnophis elegans isolate rThaEle1 chromosome 2, rThaEle1.pri, whole genome shotgun sequence:
- the LOC116524045 gene encoding histone H1B-like → MSLRQTEGCIYLQHLPNSFQYGLSVPSVRMVHEKRQGTAAETSTASTSTKETEKKKRVSGSLSQLILQVLESCNSRKGISLAALKKSLIEAGYNLTKNNLRLKRELRTLVSNGVVIRVTGSGVSGSFKFGKNQPPKPKKAAEKTAKGKKEPKKTRKKQPAVHKPKGLQGRKLSNSGRKRQVNKRPAGKAR, encoded by the coding sequence ATGTCGTTACGTCAGACCGAGGGCTGTATATATTTACAGCACTTGCCCAACAGTTTTCAGTACGGGCTTTCAGTGCCTAGTGTGAGAATGGTTCACGAAAAGCGGCAGGGAACTGCTGCTGAAACTTCTACCGCAAGTACTTCGACGAAGGAGACGGAGAAAAAGAAACGCGTTTCGGGCTCGCTCTCGCAATTGATTCTCCAAGTTTTAGAATCTTGCAATTCCCGAAAAGGTATCTCGCTGGCTGCTCTCAAAAAGTCTCTGATCGAAGCTGGGTATAACCTGACTAAGAACAACCTCCGCCTCAAAAGGGAGCTGCGCACTTTGGTCTCCAATGGGGTGGTGATCCGCGTCACCGGCAGTGGTGTTTCTGGCTCTTTCAAGTTCGGCAAGAATCAGCCGCCGAAGCCGAAAAAAGCGGCTGAAAAAACGGCCAAGGGGAAAAAGGAGCCTAAAAAGACCCGAAAGAAACAACCGGCAGTTCATAAACCTAAAGGTCTCCAGGGTCGTAAACTTTCCAACTCTGGAAGGAAACGTCAGGTGAACAAACGTCCTGCAGGAAAAGCTCGTTAA
- the LOC116502920 gene encoding ohanin-like — MNFGYSQQNFKIQKKMTLELECITVMSPSAGFQFSLNFLQAKKVLRKLTGLCCMLLFTLCFFADQENGGKAQASPPGKWKKADVTFDSNTAFESLVVSPDKKTVKNVGVPQGVPDNPERFNSSSCVLGSPGFRSGKHFFVVEFGRQREWAVGLAAKSVKRKGYLTLVPEERIWQKGLWWLRRRGTDSDKPHNSSGKIIVFLDYNMGKVIFNLTGEVTTIKASFNREEVLPFFYLGGGVSLKNL; from the exons ATGAACTTTGGTTACTCACAACAAAACTTCAAAATTCAGAAAAAGATGACATT GGAACTAGAGTGTATAACGGTCATGTCTCCTTCTGCTGGCTTCCAATTCAGTTTGAACTTCCTACAAGCAAAGAAAGTCCTGCGGAAGCTCAcag GACTCTGTTGCATGCTCCTGTTCACACTATGCTTTTTTGCTGATCAGGAAAATGGTGGAAAGGCTCAGGCTTCACCCCCTGGGAAATGGAAGAAAG CTGATGTGACATTTGACTCAAACACAGCATTTGAATCACTGGTTGTGTCGCCAGACAAGAAGACTGTGAAAAATGTGGGTGTCCCCCAAGGTGTGCCAGATAATCCAGAGAGATTCAATAGCAGCTCCTGTGTGCTGGGTTCTCCTGGATTCCGATCAGGGAAACATTTCTTTGTAGTGGAGTTTGGGAGACAAAGGGAATGGGCTGTTGGGTTAGCCGCAAAGTCTGTGAAGAGAAAAGGATACCTCACACTTGTCCCCGAAGAACGGATTTGGCAAAAGGGTCTCTGGTGGCTTCGGAGACGGGGAACTGATTCTGACAAGCCTCACAACAGCTCTGGAAAGATTATTGTCTTTTTGGATTACAATATGGGGAAAGTGATTTTTAACCTGACTGGTGAAGTTACTACCATCAAGGCCAGTTTCAACAGGGAGGAAGTTCTACCCTTTTTCTATTTAGGGGGAGGTGTTTCACTCAAAAATCTTTAA